A stretch of the Pseudomonas sp. ACM7 genome encodes the following:
- a CDS encoding S-(hydroxymethyl)glutathione dehydrogenase/class III alcohol dehydrogenase has translation MIKSRAAVAFEAKKPLEIVEVDVAMPKAGEVLLRVVASGVCHTDAYTLSGADPEGIFPSILGHEGGAVVEAIGEGVTSVAVGDHVIPLYTPECRQCKFCLSGKTNLCQAIRATQGKGLMPDGTSRFSYKGQPIFHYMGTSTFSEYTVLPEISVAKIPKEAPLEKVCLLGCGVTTGIGAVLNTAKVKPGDTVAIFGLGGIGLSAVIGAVKAKAARIIAIDINPAKFEIAKQLGATDCVNPKDFDRPIQEVIVDMTDGGVDFSFECIGNVQLMRAALECCHKGWGESVIIGVAGAGQEIATRPFQLVTGRVWRGSAFGGVRGRTELPSYVEMAETGEIPLDTFITHTMGLEDINKAFDLMHEGKSIRSVIHF, from the coding sequence TTGAAGTCGATGTCGCCATGCCTAAGGCCGGTGAAGTCCTGCTGCGTGTGGTTGCCTCTGGTGTCTGCCATACCGATGCCTACACGTTGTCGGGCGCGGACCCGGAAGGCATCTTCCCTTCGATTCTCGGTCACGAAGGTGGCGCGGTGGTTGAGGCGATCGGTGAGGGCGTGACCTCCGTCGCCGTCGGCGATCATGTGATCCCGCTGTACACCCCGGAATGCCGCCAGTGCAAATTCTGTCTGTCGGGCAAAACCAACCTGTGTCAGGCGATTCGCGCGACTCAGGGCAAAGGCCTGATGCCTGACGGTACTTCGCGCTTTTCCTACAAGGGCCAACCAATTTTCCACTACATGGGGACCTCGACGTTCTCCGAGTACACCGTGCTGCCGGAAATCTCCGTCGCCAAAATCCCAAAAGAAGCGCCACTGGAAAAAGTCTGCTTGCTGGGCTGCGGTGTCACCACCGGCATCGGTGCAGTCCTCAATACCGCCAAGGTGAAACCAGGTGATACCGTCGCCATTTTCGGCCTCGGCGGCATCGGTCTGTCGGCGGTGATCGGCGCCGTCAAAGCCAAGGCTGCGCGGATCATCGCCATCGACATCAACCCGGCCAAATTCGAGATCGCCAAGCAGTTGGGTGCAACCGATTGTGTGAACCCGAAAGATTTCGATCGTCCGATCCAGGAAGTCATCGTTGACATGACCGACGGCGGCGTCGACTTTTCCTTCGAATGCATCGGCAACGTCCAATTGATGCGCGCCGCACTTGAGTGCTGCCACAAGGGTTGGGGCGAATCGGTAATCATCGGTGTTGCTGGTGCCGGCCAGGAAATCGCCACGCGTCCATTCCAGTTGGTGACCGGTCGCGTCTGGCGCGGTTCGGCGTTCGGCGGCGTGCGTGGCCGTACCGAGTTGCCAAGCTATGTCGAAATGGCTGAAACCGGCGAAATCCCGCTGGATACGTTCATCACCCACACCATGGGCCTGGAAGATATCAACAAGGCGTTCGACCTGATGCATGAAGGCAAGAGCATCCGTTCCGTCATCCATTTCTGA